Below is a window of Struthio camelus isolate bStrCam1 chromosome 14, bStrCam1.hap1, whole genome shotgun sequence DNA.
tcaacacagaagaaaagctcCTCTACACAAATCTACAccaaaaaatagcttttctagTTGCAACTAAGGCTTGAGACAGGTAACTATTACAGTTGCAAATAAGGTaagcaaaagatgaaaaataaacacatggtAGTTCTGACAACCTGAAAAACAAGCTGTTTGTGAAAAGATTCTGGCCAAAAGAGTAAACACTGAAACCGATATACGGATATTTTCGTGGTTAAGCCTCGGCAGCTTAGCAGCCTGGAGGCACTGAAGGAAATACTCACCCCTTTGAGAGATTCATATCTCTGGGACCTGGGTTTCTTGATGCCGTTTCTGTGCCACTTACGGgcttttcagaagacaaaaatacaatttaaattacAATgtcaactattaaaaaaaagtgaatgcgATTATTTAATCGAAAGCAACGCATCACGGGCAGCATTTCACACAGCGGCACGTTTGATTTCAAGGCAAACGAAGTCTGGTTCTTTCTGTCTGCGGCTACACGGGGCCTAGAGAAGCTCTGCCGCTAGCAAAGCCCTCTCTTCTTAAACACGCCGCCCCCCGGCCTCGGCACAGCGCTGCCTCCCCCTCCGCCCGCCTTACAGAGGCCGGACCGCCGCAACCCAGCGACCCGGAGCAACCGCGCAAAACCCCTGCCGGGGCGggtgccgccgcagcccgccgcccccggccgcccccagcgccctcgccgccgccgccggactcACACTGGTTGTGCGTCGTGTGGTTCTTGGACTTGGCCATGCTGCGACCTGCGCGGAACGACACCGCCTCAGTCGGGAGAGGcctggccagcgccgccgccccgcgcgcactgcccctgcccctgccggcCCCCCTGCCCTCCGcacccctcccggcccggccgcggcccccggtgCGCGGATGGAGCCGGATGGCGCCCGGCGACACTCaccagcaccgccgccgccgccggaccgGAAGAGAaggggcgccgcggggcctgcCGGGAAAAGGGGGCGCCAACGGACCGGAAGGCCGCGCGCGCCCGGTGCGCAACAGGCGGCGCGAGCGGGAAGGTTCCGGGCGCcattttcctcccccccccccgccccggccgccatTTGCGAAGCGCCGCGTTGGGCGGCGCAGCCCCAAGGACGGCGCCCAGGGCCGGCGCCCCGCTTGGTCCCAGGGAGAGAGAGGCGCTTAGGTCATAGCCGGTGCCTTTGGGAGCGAAGTGCTGAGCGGCCTGCGCGGCTGCCTGCCTTGCACTCGCTCGGCCAATAAAATGCTGTACCAGACAGGTTTCTATTTCCCCTCCTCAAATGGGTTCATTAAACGTTACTCAATTTACGGAGAGGTTTTCTTCGTGCCAAACGCAGGCCCCTTCAAAGAGGTGGTAAACTCTTCGTTTGCAAGACGCACACCGAACAGCTCCGGGGGCGCCGCGTTGCCACGCCAGGGCCCCCCGGTGCCTCCCAGGCCCAGCAGGGCCGCGCCTGCCACAAAAACGCGGCTCTTGACAAaggaagtattattattattatcattttctttttttgatgccGCGCCTGGCCCCCACGAACGCGCTCGCTCAAGGCCTCGCGCCTGCCGACTCCATTGGATTGAGTCCCGATACAAGTTgatttcaatatttctttttttttttccagcaaggtCTAAGTTGCAAAAGGTATTTGgctgttcccccccctcccccccccccccattctggGTGGCTAGTATTAGCACATAatgtaaaaatacatgaaaatactcATTTACTGGCTTTTTTGCAGCTAGATTACTTGACTGAGCTTCTCCACAAGATCCTCCTTGATAATGCAGCCTTCATCTCCCAATTttacaaacttttatttttaaattattattttaattcttcctaATGTACTGAGCTGGAGTCTTAAAAATATTCAGGCATCACTTGGGCCAGCAGGAGAGTAGCTGACTTCCCTGATGACCCAAAGAGATGAGCTCAGCGGAAGATGAAACCAAAACCAGCAGCATGTTCATCTCCACTGCGTTGCAGAAGGAGAAACAAATATTCTGTCAGTTCTCCTTATCTTCACCATTGGATTATGGGCGCTTCTAATCTTCTTCAGTCCTTTCTGAAAAATTCCTtcatagaaggaaacagaaaaatttgTTT
It encodes the following:
- the RPL29 gene encoding large ribosomal subunit protein eL29, which translates into the protein MAAGAGGGEENGARNLPARAACCAPGARGLPVRWRPLFPAGPAAPLLFRSGGGGGAGRSMAKSKNHTTHNQSRKWHRNGIKKPRSQRYESLKGVDPKFLRNMRFAKKHNKKGLKKMQANNAKHAALQKKD